A stretch of the Papaver somniferum cultivar HN1 chromosome 6, ASM357369v1, whole genome shotgun sequence genome encodes the following:
- the LOC113289897 gene encoding dnaJ homolog subfamily C member 2-like: MVTQLKHRFICYSKELVDGQPIYVSSNALPAKLNREPAGHSFHSAALLLLGFGNKEEEEVQDNDQNASGDKGESYFASSESYSSKGKKKSGSGKDQHDHYALLGLGHLRFLATEEQIRKSYRETALKHHPDKQASLLLAEETEAAKEAKKDDIENHFKAIQEAYEILMDPVRRRLYDSTDEFDDEVPTDCSPQDFFKVFGPAFMRNGRWSVIQPVPSLGEDNSPLKEVDTFYDFWYSFKSWREFPHADEFDLEQAETRDHKRWMERQNSKLREKARKEEHARVRSLIDNAYKKDPRIARRKEEEKAEKQRRKEAKYLAKKLQEEEAAKAAEEERLRKEEEDKQAAKDALNQKKIKEKEKKLLRKERARLRTVSALVVSEQSSGVTEDDVESLCMSFDIDRLRRLCSDLEQKSGGGDRNRVLKEALGRSNDDCNDMKNDVKKNQIPNGFHEVNVSGPSVQAKVENPLQSYEKKEKPWSKEEIELLRKGIQKYQKGTSRRWEVISEYIGTGRSVEEILKATKTVLLQKPDSAKAFDSFLEKRKPAPSIASPLSTRQETDGIVSNPSNGPEANGTKIVSPEKSSGSSNGGQQSADAAVVSSGISLAVDPDAWSAVQERALVQALKTFPKETNQRWERVSAAVPGKSVLQCKKKFAMMKENFRNKKS, from the coding sequence ATGGTGACCCAACTGAAGCACCGCTTTATTTGTTACTCGAAGGAACTCGTTGATGGACAACCAATATATGTTTCATCAAATGCTCTTCCTGCTAAGTTAAATCGTGAACCAGCAGGGCATTCCTTCCACTCCGCAGCACTTCTACTCCTTGGTTTTGGcaacaaggaagaagaagaggtacAGGATAATGATCAAAATGCGTCTGGCGACAAGGGTGAGTCGTACTTCGCATCTTCAGAATCGTATAGCAGtaaagggaaaaaaaaatctgGTAGCGGAAAGGATCAGCACGACCACTATGCTTTGTTGGGTTTGGGACATCTGCGGTTTCTAGCTACTGAAGAACAAATTAGAAAGAGTTATAGGGAGACTGCATTGAAGCATCACCCTGACAAACAAGCTTCCCTTCTTCTTGCGGAGGAAACTGAAGctgcaaaggaagcaaagaaagatgatatagaaaatcatttcaaagCCATCCAAGAAGCTTATGAAATCCTGATGGATCCTGTGAGGAGAAGGCTTTATGACTCCACAGATGAATTTGATGATGAAGTCCCTACTGACTGTTCTCCGCAAGACTTCTTTAAGGTATTTGGTCCAGCTTTTATGCGGAATGGTAGGTGGTCGGTTATCCAACCAGTTCCATCCTTGGGTGAAGACAATAGTCCCCTGAAAGAAGTAGATACTTTCTATGATTTTTGGTACAGCTTTAAGAGCTGGAGGGAGTTTCCCCATGCAGATGAGTTTGATCTTGAGCAAGCCGAGACTCGTGACCATAAGCGATGGATGGAAAGGCAAAATTCAAAACTTAGAGAGAAGGCGAGGAAGGAAGAACATGCACGTGTTCGTTCTCTCATAGATAATGCCTATAAGAAGGATCCAAGAATTgcgagaagaaaagaagaggagaAAGCAGAGAAGCAAAGGAGAAAGGAAGCCAAGTACTTGGCAAAGAAGTTGCAGGAGGAAGAAGCAGCTAAGGCTGCTGAAGAGGAGAGGCTCCGGAAAGAGGAAGAGGATAAACAAGCCGCAAAAGATGCTTTGAACCAGAAGAAgataaaggagaaagaaaagaagctATTGCGTAAAGAGCGTGCTCGTTTGCGTACAGTATCAGCATTGGTTGTTTCAGAACAGTCATCTGGTGTCACTGAAGATGATGTTGAGAGTCTGTGCATGTCATTTGATATTGATCGACTAAGGAGGCTTTGCAGTGATCTTGAACAGAAATCAGGAGGAGGTGATCGTAACCGTGTTCTTAAAGAAGCCCTAGGGAGGAGTAATGATGACTGCAATGATATGAAGAATGATGTGAAGAAGAACCAGATACCAAATGGTTTTCACGAGGTCAATGTAAGTGGTCCAAGTGTGCAGGCTAAGGTGGAGAATCCATTACAAAGCTATGAGAAGAAAGAGAAACCGTGGAGCAAAGAAGAGATTGAACTCTTAAGAAAAGGAATTCAGAAATACCAAAAAGGAACTTCTAGGAGGTGGGAAGTTATTTCAGAGTATATTGGTACAGGAAGATCCGTAGAAGAGATTCTCAAGGCGACCAAGACGGTACTTCTCCAGAAGCCTGACTCTGCAAAAGCTTTTGATTCTTTCCTTGAGAAGAGAAAACCTGCGCCATCTATTGCATCCCCACTAAGTACCAGACAGGAAACTGATGGGATAGTGAGTAATCCTAGTAATGGGCCAGAAGCTAATGGCACTAAAATTGTCAGTCCTGAAAAGTCTTCAGGCAGTAGTAACGGAGGTCAGCAAAGTGCTGACGCTGCAGTCGTTTCAAGTGGGATCTCTTTGGCTGTGGACCCTGATGCTTGGTCTGCTGTTCAAGAAAGGGCTTTGGTTCAGGCTCTAAAAACATTTCCTAAAGAAACCAATCAGCGCTGGGAACGCGTCTCAGCGGCAGTTCCAGGGAAGTCTGTTCTTCAGTGCAAAAAGAAATTTGCAATGATGAAAGAGAATTTCCGAAACAAAAAAAGCTAA